The genomic interval TCGGCGCTGATCATGCATGATTTGTTTCCCGATGTGCTTGTCATGGCCGGTATCTTGAAGCCGCGATCGATCGTCACGCTGATGATACGCGCCGCCAACGGTTTTATGTTTCGCGCGCTGAGCGCAGTGATCACCATCGGTCGCGACGCCGAACGGCCGATCATGCGCTACCGCGGCATGCAGCGGGACAAGATCCGCTTCATCCCGAACTGGGCGACGCTGGTTCCCTCACTTCGTCCCGTGACGGCGGACAATCCGTTCCGCGGTGCGCTGGCCGCACGCTTCGTCGTCGGATTGTCAGGCAATCTCGGCTTCACCCACGATCCCGACATCGTATTCGAGGCCGCGCGCCTGCTGCGTGACGAGACGTCGATCCACTTCCTGCTCTCCGGCTGGGGCATCGGCTTCGACCGGCTGAAGCAGTTGCAGGCGGCAGCGAATTTGCCGAACGTCAGCTTCGTCGGCCGCGTCGAGGATTCCGAGCTCGAGGCCTTTCTCGCGGCCGCCGACATCTGGATCATTCCGTACCGCAAGGACGTTGCGGGCGTGTCGGTGCCGAGCCGGTTCTACAATCTGCTCGCGGTTGGCCGGCCCGTGGTTCTGGTGTCCGAGCCTGAGGCGGAGGCCGCGCTCACCGTGGTCGAAAACCGGCTCGGCTGGGTGGTCAGGCCGGGCAGGCCGGAGGAGCTTGCGGAGGCGATCCGTGCCGCGTGCCGCACCGAGGATCGTGCCATGGCGGAGCGGGCGGTGAAGGCCGCTGCTAAGTTCGATCGCACCACCGCGCTCGATGCCTATGCGCATCTGATCGGCGAGCTGCTGCGCGGTTCGAAACTGGCGGAGCAGGCATGAGCGGACGCAAGCCAATCGTACTGGTCACCGGGGCGAACGGTTTCGTCGGCGGCCATGTCGTGCCTGCGCTCGAGGGCAGGGGATGGTCGGTGCGCCGCGCGGTGCGCAGCCCCGAAGGGCACGAGAACGAGGTCGTCGTTGAAACGATCGGGCCGGAGACCGACTGGCAGGCCGCGTTATCAGGTGTTGACGCCGTCGTGCATCTGGCCGCGCGCGTCCATCACAAGCACGAGGAGCACGCGGTCCAGCTCTATCGCAATGTGAACATCGCCGGCACGCTGCATCTGGCGCGCAGCGCTGTGACCGCAGGCGTGCGCCAGTTCATCTTCGTCAGCACCGTTCTCGTGCACGGCCGCAGCAATGACGGCCGCGCGCCGTTCAGCGAAGGGGATGTTCTGACGCCGCGCGGCCTCTACGGCATGTCGAAGGCGGCGGCCGAGGCGGGGCTCAAGACGCTGGCGCGCGACGCCAGGATGAACATCTCGGTGATCAGGCCGCCTCTGGTGTACGGCTCCGGCGCGAAGGGCAATTTTGCGCTGTTGACCCGGGCTGTGAATCTCGGGTTGCCGCTGCCCTTCGGCGCGATCCGCAATCAGCGCGCCTTCCTCGCCGTGCAGAATCTCTCCTCGTTCATCCTGTGGCGCCTCGAACATCCTGATGCCGCCAGCAATTTCGAGATTTTTCTGGTCGCGGACGGGGAGCAGGTCTCGACGCCCGAATTTATCGAGCGGCTTGCCAGGGCGGCGGGCAAGCATCCGCGGCTGTTCGGGATGCCGCCGGAGTTCCTGGGCGCGGTGCTCGGCGCGATCGGCCGACAGGATACGCATGACAGCCTGCTGGGCTCGCTCGAGCTCGACGTCTCCAAGGCTATTTCGACCGGCTGGCGGCCGGCGGTGTCGCTCGACGAGGGACTTCGGCTGGCCCTGCAGGCGACGTGAGGTTGCAGACTCTTGTCTTGACGCGTTTTCTTGACGCGAACCGGTGCCCACTTCGCTGGAAAACGCTCTAGCTATGCCGCCCGACGGCGCGAAAAGCGGTACAGCACGAATCCGACTGCGAGCGCGCTGGCCAATAGCGCCAGCGCCGTGACGATGGTCGTATCGACGCGGATCGTGACGATCGCGAGCAATGCCAGCAGCAGATTGAGGACGAACACCTCGCCGGTGACACGCGACACGCCAAAACCGTTGTCGGTGGCGCGCTGGTAAAAATGCGTGCGGTGCGCCGCCCAGAACGGCTCGCGCCTGGCGATGCGGCGGCACAGCGTCAGCGTGGAATCCGCCAGATAATAGGCCGGCAGCAGCAGTGCTGCGGCGAGGTGCTGATGCCAGGCGAGTTGCAGCAGGCACCAGCCGAGCAGAAGGCCGATCGGCAGGCTGCCGACGTCGCCGAGAAACACTTTTGCGACGGGACGGTTGAACGGGGCAAAGCCGATCATGGCCCCGCACAGGCTTGCTGCGATCAGCGCGGCCGGCCAGGGGAGGTCGCCAGACAAGCCGAGCAGTAGCAGCGCTGCCGTGACCGGCACCACCTCGGCGACGGTCATGAGATCGAGCCCGTCCATGAAATTGACGAGGTTCACGAACCAGACGCCTGCGAGCACGATGATGCCGCGTTCGAGTGCCAGCGGCAGCGACGACACGATCCGCAAATCATCCGGTGCGGTGAACACGACAGCTCCGACGGCGCCGGCCTGTAAGACCAGACGCACCAGAAC from Bradyrhizobium arachidis carries:
- a CDS encoding glycosyltransferase family 4 protein, giving the protein MLSSGKIVVASQHYPPDPSTTAAIMAEIACRIALEHDVLVLSGTPGAVPAGGPGRPRVVVVKNRMTQKAALVRRASAELLFAMRTFFALARELRRGDVVLTVTAPFMLPYAVVAAARLKGARSALIMHDLFPDVLVMAGILKPRSIVTLMIRAANGFMFRALSAVITIGRDAERPIMRYRGMQRDKIRFIPNWATLVPSLRPVTADNPFRGALAARFVVGLSGNLGFTHDPDIVFEAARLLRDETSIHFLLSGWGIGFDRLKQLQAAANLPNVSFVGRVEDSELEAFLAAADIWIIPYRKDVAGVSVPSRFYNLLAVGRPVVLVSEPEAEAALTVVENRLGWVVRPGRPEELAEAIRAACRTEDRAMAERAVKAAAKFDRTTALDAYAHLIGELLRGSKLAEQA
- a CDS encoding NAD-dependent epimerase/dehydratase family protein, translated to MSGRKPIVLVTGANGFVGGHVVPALEGRGWSVRRAVRSPEGHENEVVVETIGPETDWQAALSGVDAVVHLAARVHHKHEEHAVQLYRNVNIAGTLHLARSAVTAGVRQFIFVSTVLVHGRSNDGRAPFSEGDVLTPRGLYGMSKAAAEAGLKTLARDARMNISVIRPPLVYGSGAKGNFALLTRAVNLGLPLPFGAIRNQRAFLAVQNLSSFILWRLEHPDAASNFEIFLVADGEQVSTPEFIERLARAAGKHPRLFGMPPEFLGAVLGAIGRQDTHDSLLGSLELDVSKAISTGWRPAVSLDEGLRLALQAT
- a CDS encoding glycosyltransferase family 4 protein — protein: MPLLQRYALARPNARSSHRIPTPQGGGIAVIAATLLVASLWVTWMETAIPLTLIGATVCIALVGFADDIKSLPVLVRLVLQAGAVGAVVFTAPDDLRIVSSLPLALERGIIVLAGVWFVNLVNFMDGLDLMTVAEVVPVTAALLLLGLSGDLPWPAALIAASLCGAMIGFAPFNRPVAKVFLGDVGSLPIGLLLGWCLLQLAWHQHLAAALLLPAYYLADSTLTLCRRIARREPFWAAHRTHFYQRATDNGFGVSRVTGEVFVLNLLLALLAIVTIRVDTTIVTALALLASALAVGFVLYRFSRRRAA